In Caproicibacterium amylolyticum, a genomic segment contains:
- the sdaAB gene encoding L-serine ammonia-lyase, iron-sulfur-dependent subunit beta, with the protein MKLFDILGPVMIGPSSSHTAGAVKIGLVTRRLLGVPPIKAEIKLHGSFASTGAGHGTDRAIIAGLLGMQPDDERIPNSFELAKKEKLDFSFSTINIRGAHPNTAVLSVAAADGRTLEIVSASLGGGRIQVCQIDGIDTNFSGDCNTLVVHNLDQPGHVAQVATVLAQRNVNIATMQLYRNVQGGYAVMVVECDQPIPADLVEWLMTLDGIIKVSYLNLEN; encoded by the coding sequence ATGAAGCTTTTTGATATATTGGGTCCAGTTATGATTGGCCCCTCCAGTTCTCATACGGCAGGCGCTGTAAAAATTGGTTTGGTGACACGGCGACTTTTGGGTGTACCACCCATAAAGGCGGAAATTAAACTGCACGGCTCCTTTGCCAGTACTGGCGCTGGGCATGGTACCGACCGGGCCATTATTGCTGGATTGTTGGGAATGCAGCCTGACGATGAACGGATTCCAAACAGCTTTGAGTTGGCTAAGAAAGAAAAACTTGATTTTTCATTTTCTACGATAAATATCAGAGGTGCGCATCCAAATACAGCCGTGCTTTCCGTTGCTGCCGCAGACGGCCGAACTTTGGAAATTGTGTCTGCTTCTCTTGGCGGTGGACGGATACAAGTGTGTCAAATAGATGGCATCGATACAAATTTTTCAGGTGACTGCAATACACTGGTTGTACACAATCTGGATCAGCCGGGGCATGTAGCGCAGGTCGCTACTGTTCTTGCGCAGCGAAACGTTAATATTGCAACTATGCAGCTGTACCGGAATGTGCAGGGCGGCTATGCGGTTATGGTTGTGGAGTGTGACCAGCCGATTCCAGCGGATTTGGTGGAATGGCTGATGACTTTGGACGGCATTATTAAAGTTTCTTATTTGAATCTGGAGAATTGA
- a CDS encoding SH3 domain-containing protein gives MKHFSKSTVRILAVLMAASICFSVSAPAFAADGADTASSYTASETSDLRQATAASITSVKVTYNSKEIDVTNTPGTVLEIPRLSILTFTVKSSKALSYTAGTGSVAHTGTLSTYNSSTGESRYNVTAVGALGTASGLFLDGQKIFAIKVGRTPFVCDTTMPVTKTVGQSYTFKVTAENTTDKISFHVGNGAVAATAAQPVRTENGKSAYYFKLTAASAGRTGVYITVNGVSYYSFDIIVNAKSTSTSFTCSPSTDVTKAVGDTYSFQVTAGNTSDSLTFNVGNGSVLATSAGSPTTSNGKKIYTFRVTALKAGKTGIYVTENGGKASHVFDVTVQEKASDKKYAVLTGDGVYLRSGPGISYSVLDTLAKGSVFQVLDNSNSAWTKVTTGTGRTGYISTQFLQFTSTPGGGSAASQISISKASGTFAAGKSMFISANVQPAGSYVLWSSNNESVAKVKTDGNYCYIFGVAPGTATITGTSGSVSASCTVTVTAAAAVRFTYASPNVVTAGQTTALYATTDTARTGVQFQMDSKIYTADYVRTDSINGISTKVWKATVSGLTQGTHNYTASSKTTGSYSASGAAADIFVSTAKDFATTTQEERRASEAMLNFLAEKEGYYSSPYRDTLTTEQIPTTGYGMVLYNGDVFYNDMSETEAWASMVNDINKSSYTSAINSLRSKNNLWMSQSQADALISFGYNVGSSYFTNMSTSCTFRDVLLNAVVPPTDASASKAYKAKLINDSTLYSAASGGTSLGSVSNGSVVQVIGVSDSSKYNQQHKNVWYQVQANGKTGWMSSAYVHIDDSYNLKRDLNYTNADVFGSQMTRWCMAGGSPIAGLMYRRIQEANMYNYNDYNMDLSYAKKNPYGYTLPSI, from the coding sequence ATGAAACACTTTTCCAAATCCACAGTCCGCATTCTTGCGGTTCTCATGGCTGCTTCTATCTGCTTTTCAGTATCTGCACCTGCCTTTGCAGCAGATGGAGCAGACACTGCTTCTTCCTACACAGCAAGCGAAACATCCGACCTCAGACAAGCCACAGCCGCATCTATAACCAGTGTAAAGGTTACATACAATTCCAAGGAAATCGACGTTACCAATACACCAGGTACTGTACTGGAAATTCCAAGGCTGAGTATTCTGACTTTTACTGTCAAAAGCAGTAAAGCATTAAGCTACACTGCCGGTACTGGCTCCGTTGCCCACACTGGGACACTTTCCACTTATAATTCTTCCACCGGTGAATCCAGATATAATGTAACAGCCGTTGGTGCGCTAGGTACCGCAAGCGGTTTGTTTCTGGATGGTCAAAAAATCTTTGCAATAAAAGTTGGGCGTACGCCATTTGTGTGCGACACTACCATGCCAGTTACCAAAACAGTAGGGCAAAGCTACACCTTTAAGGTTACCGCAGAAAACACAACTGACAAAATCAGCTTTCATGTAGGCAACGGCGCCGTTGCCGCAACCGCCGCACAGCCGGTTCGCACAGAAAACGGAAAAAGTGCTTACTACTTCAAGTTGACCGCGGCCTCCGCAGGACGCACAGGCGTTTATATTACAGTAAATGGTGTTTCTTATTATTCCTTTGACATTATTGTTAATGCAAAGAGCACTTCAACATCCTTTACCTGTTCTCCATCTACAGATGTTACAAAGGCGGTAGGGGATACATACAGCTTTCAGGTAACCGCCGGAAACACAAGTGACAGCCTAACTTTTAACGTCGGCAACGGCAGTGTTCTTGCAACTTCTGCGGGCAGCCCCACTACTTCTAATGGAAAGAAAATTTATACTTTCCGTGTTACCGCACTGAAAGCGGGTAAGACCGGTATTTATGTCACAGAAAACGGCGGAAAAGCTTCTCACGTTTTTGACGTCACGGTGCAGGAAAAAGCTTCTGACAAAAAATATGCTGTACTGACAGGGGATGGCGTTTACCTGCGCAGCGGTCCCGGCATTTCCTACAGTGTGCTGGACACACTGGCAAAGGGTTCTGTATTTCAGGTGCTGGACAACAGCAATAGCGCGTGGACAAAAGTAACCACCGGCACCGGACGGACAGGTTACATTTCCACACAGTTCCTGCAGTTTACCTCTACGCCGGGCGGCGGCAGTGCCGCTTCACAAATTTCCATTTCAAAAGCCAGCGGAACATTTGCAGCCGGAAAGTCAATGTTTATTTCTGCAAATGTACAGCCAGCAGGCAGCTATGTTTTGTGGAGTTCCAATAATGAATCTGTCGCAAAAGTAAAAACAGACGGCAACTACTGTTATATTTTTGGTGTAGCGCCTGGCACTGCAACAATTACCGGAACATCTGGCAGCGTAAGTGCATCCTGTACTGTGACCGTTACAGCTGCAGCTGCAGTGCGCTTTACATATGCTTCCCCGAATGTTGTTACTGCAGGACAAACCACCGCTTTGTATGCAACAACGGATACCGCCCGCACCGGTGTGCAGTTCCAAATGGACTCTAAAATTTATACTGCAGATTATGTGCGCACAGATTCCATCAATGGCATTTCCACAAAGGTCTGGAAAGCAACCGTATCCGGGTTGACACAGGGTACACATAACTACACAGCCAGCAGCAAAACAACCGGCAGTTACTCTGCTTCCGGTGCAGCGGCAGATATCTTTGTTTCTACGGCAAAGGATTTTGCGACTACCACACAGGAAGAACGCCGTGCAAGTGAAGCCATGTTGAATTTTTTAGCTGAAAAAGAAGGTTATTATTCCTCTCCGTATCGCGATACCTTGACCACAGAGCAGATACCAACCACCGGTTATGGTATGGTTCTTTACAACGGCGATGTATTTTACAACGATATGAGTGAAACAGAAGCATGGGCCAGCATGGTAAATGACATCAATAAATCCAGCTATACTTCAGCAATCAATTCACTGAGAAGCAAAAATAATTTATGGATGTCCCAGAGTCAGGCAGACGCACTCATCAGCTTTGGCTACAATGTTGGCAGCAGCTACTTTACAAATATGAGTACCTCCTGCACATTCCGCGATGTACTGCTTAATGCGGTGGTGCCGCCGACAGATGCATCTGCTTCGAAAGCATACAAAGCAAAACTGATCAACGATTCCACACTGTACTCTGCAGCCAGCGGCGGTACCAGCTTAGGCTCAGTTAGCAACGGCTCTGTTGTACAAGTAATCGGCGTATCAGACAGTTCCAAATACAATCAGCAGCACAAAAATGTTTGGTATCAGGTGCAGGCAAACGGTAAAACCGGCTGGATGAGTTCAGCTTATGTACATATTGATGACAGCTATAATTTGAAGCGAGATTTAAATTATACAAATGCAGATGTTTTCGGTTCACAGATGACCCGCTGGTGTATGGCAGGTGGCAGCCCGATTGCCGGTTTGATGTATCGCCGCATTCAGGAAGCGAATATGTACAACTACAATGACTATAATATGGATTTGTCTTATGCCAAAAAGAATCCGTATGGTTATACACTTCCATCTATCTAA
- the sdaAA gene encoding L-serine ammonia-lyase, iron-sulfur-dependent, subunit alpha, producing the protein MSYYSVKQMLEDAKENKMPLWETIMMDDVLAQHSSREASLHQMQHLWEVMKTTSTEYRASDHSHSGLVGGDSAKVTEAAKQGCLIGDNFLNEIIAEALKIGECNACMKRIVATPTAGSCGVLPAVLIPLAKKEQLPDEAIVYALYVAAGFGQVVAQRASIAGASGGCQAEIGTASAMAAAALTALKGGSSEMCAHACAMALSNLLGLVCDPVAGLVEVPCVQRNVAGALNAVGAANMALSGVVCRIPADEVIDAMGEIGDQMSADLRETGRGGLAATPTGKKIAAELLRH; encoded by the coding sequence ATGTCATATTACTCTGTAAAACAAATGCTGGAAGATGCAAAAGAAAATAAAATGCCGCTTTGGGAAACCATTATGATGGATGATGTGCTGGCACAGCATAGCAGCCGGGAGGCTTCGCTGCATCAAATGCAGCATTTGTGGGAGGTTATGAAAACCACCAGTACAGAATACCGGGCTTCTGACCATTCCCATAGTGGGCTGGTTGGCGGCGACAGCGCCAAAGTGACAGAAGCGGCTAAGCAAGGCTGCCTGATTGGTGACAATTTTCTGAATGAAATCATCGCAGAAGCGCTGAAAATCGGCGAGTGCAACGCCTGCATGAAACGGATTGTCGCAACACCGACCGCCGGTTCCTGCGGCGTTCTGCCTGCGGTGCTGATTCCTCTGGCAAAAAAAGAGCAGCTGCCGGATGAAGCCATTGTTTACGCTTTGTACGTTGCCGCAGGTTTTGGACAGGTTGTTGCACAAAGAGCCTCTATTGCCGGGGCTTCGGGCGGTTGTCAGGCAGAGATTGGAACAGCTTCTGCAATGGCAGCGGCAGCACTGACTGCATTAAAGGGCGGCAGCAGTGAAATGTGTGCGCACGCTTGTGCAATGGCGCTCAGCAACCTGCTAGGACTGGTCTGTGACCCGGTTGCCGGTTTGGTAGAAGTTCCATGCGTACAGCGAAACGTGGCAGGTGCCTTGAACGCAGTTGGCGCTGCAAATATGGCACTTTCCGGCGTAGTCTGCCGAATTCCAGCGGATGAAGTGATTGACGCAATGGGAGAAATCGGCGATCAAATGTCTGCTGATTTACGGGAAACCGGCCGCGGCGGTCTGGCAGCTACCCCTACCGGAAAGAAAATCGCTGCAGAATTATTAAGGCACTAA